In one Shewanella loihica PV-4 genomic region, the following are encoded:
- a CDS encoding multifunctional CCA addition/repair protein, whose protein sequence is MKIYLVGGAVRDQLLNIPIKDRDYMVVGATVQEMLDKGYRQVGKDFPVFLHPKTQQEYALARTERKTGVGYGGFSVYAAPDVTLEEDLLRRDLTINAIAQDETGRVFDPYGGQADIEQRLLRHVSDAFVEDPLRVLRVARFAARFQPLGFKVAPETMALMQRIAASGELEALTPERVFQELDKALSTEAPQVFFEVLREAGGLAILFPEIEALFGIPQPEQWHPEIDTGIHTLMVLEQAARLSQDKQVRFAALVHDLGKALSPKEHLPKHHGHGQKGLPLIRALCERFRVPNDYRDLALLVSDQHQNIHNAFELRAETMVKLFDKADLWRKPERLPQLLLACEADCKGRTGLKERPYPQGAYVQHCFELARNVAIKPIIEAGFKGAEIKAQLHKQRVEVIDQYKRKTAVNAKP, encoded by the coding sequence GTGAAGATCTATTTAGTTGGCGGCGCCGTCCGCGACCAGTTACTCAATATTCCCATTAAAGATCGTGACTACATGGTGGTGGGCGCGACAGTGCAAGAGATGCTCGACAAAGGCTATCGCCAGGTGGGTAAAGACTTCCCCGTATTTCTCCACCCCAAGACCCAGCAGGAGTATGCCCTGGCGCGCACCGAGCGTAAGACAGGCGTCGGCTATGGCGGCTTTAGCGTCTACGCGGCGCCCGATGTCACCCTGGAGGAAGACTTGCTGAGGCGGGATCTCACCATCAACGCCATCGCCCAGGATGAAACCGGCCGAGTCTTCGACCCCTATGGCGGTCAGGCCGATATCGAGCAGCGCCTGCTCAGGCATGTGTCGGACGCCTTCGTCGAAGATCCGCTACGGGTGCTCAGGGTCGCCCGCTTCGCCGCCCGTTTTCAGCCGCTGGGCTTTAAGGTCGCCCCAGAGACCATGGCACTGATGCAACGCATCGCCGCAAGCGGTGAGCTCGAGGCGCTGACGCCTGAGCGGGTATTTCAGGAGCTGGATAAGGCGCTGAGCACAGAGGCGCCCCAGGTGTTCTTCGAGGTGCTCAGAGAAGCTGGCGGCCTGGCAATACTCTTTCCCGAGATAGAAGCCCTGTTTGGTATCCCTCAGCCAGAGCAGTGGCACCCAGAGATAGATACCGGCATACACACCCTCATGGTGCTAGAGCAAGCCGCCAGACTCAGCCAAGACAAGCAGGTGCGCTTCGCCGCCCTGGTACACGACCTTGGCAAGGCGCTGTCGCCTAAGGAACATCTGCCGAAACATCACGGCCATGGCCAAAAAGGCCTGCCGCTCATTCGCGCCCTGTGCGAGCGCTTTCGCGTCCCCAACGACTACCGGGATCTGGCTCTCTTGGTGAGCGACCAGCATCAGAACATCCACAATGCCTTCGAACTGCGAGCCGAGACCATGGTCAAGCTGTTCGACAAGGCCGATCTCTGGCGTAAGCCCGAGCGATTGCCGCAACTCCTGCTGGCCTGCGAAGCCGACTGCAAGGGACGCACAGGCTTGAAGGAGCGCCCCTATCCCCAAGGGGCCTATGTGCAGCACTGTTTTGAGCTGGCGCGCAACGTGGCGATAAAGCCTATCATAGAGGCGGGATTTAAGGGCGCCGAGATCAAGGCACAGTTACACAAGCAAAGGGTCGAGGTCATCGACCAGTACAAGCGAAAAACCGCCGTAAATGCAAAGCCATAG
- a CDS encoding ExeA family protein, translating into MYKAFYGLSDNPFSIAPNPHYLFLSDRHREALAHLTYGLGETGGFVLLTGEVGTGKTTVSRCLLNQLPENTDTAFILNPSLTELELLATLCDELGVHYGESPTLKQLTDKLSQFLLANHEKGRNTVLIIDEAQHLRAEVLEQLRLLTNLETDTKKLLQVILIGQPELQQLLKRQELRQLAQRITARYHLLPLTQQEIALYVQHRLQVAGRHEPLFHRSAIKTLHQYSGGIPRLINLLCERALMAGYAQSKVPIDANMVRTAASEVLGEEIKQRKLLWPATAATLILATFAGAFYFFNLQGHGGIAQANTDQANTAQANMAQTGAVQANEPSATGAQQANQNHSQAVQTQTQPQTQTNLASRQVEESNASLSADQRILRQAINQSRSIDTAYAAILGLWDKAPYVGLTACQSAKQQGLDCFQQQGNWHSLVRLNYPAVVYLQDERGEPFYGTVVSRQGEQLLLQLAEQQLWVDRDWFTRHFAGTFELLWQAPSYQPKEIGRGSAPAQIQWLENALAQIQNKPARLVDYFDAELEQSLMDFQRQHGLRADAIAGSQTLVQLNLYLSDKGPRLQEQQVGLQGRVQGEGRY; encoded by the coding sequence ATGTACAAGGCGTTTTACGGACTTAGCGATAACCCGTTTTCGATCGCACCCAACCCTCATTATCTGTTCCTGAGTGACAGGCATCGTGAGGCGTTGGCTCATTTAACCTATGGATTGGGTGAAACCGGTGGTTTTGTCTTGTTAACCGGCGAGGTGGGCACGGGAAAGACCACAGTGTCGCGCTGCCTGCTCAACCAACTGCCCGAAAATACCGATACCGCCTTTATCCTCAACCCCTCGCTGACCGAGCTTGAGCTGCTGGCCACCCTGTGTGACGAGCTGGGGGTGCATTATGGCGAGTCGCCCACCCTGAAGCAGCTCACCGATAAGCTGAGTCAGTTCCTGCTGGCCAACCATGAGAAGGGGCGCAATACCGTCCTGATCATCGACGAGGCGCAGCATCTACGGGCCGAGGTGCTGGAGCAGCTTAGGCTGCTGACCAACCTGGAAACAGATACCAAGAAGCTACTGCAGGTGATCCTTATCGGTCAGCCGGAGCTACAACAGCTGCTTAAGCGTCAGGAACTCAGACAGTTGGCTCAGCGCATCACCGCACGTTATCACCTGCTGCCATTGACTCAGCAGGAGATCGCCCTCTATGTGCAGCACAGGCTTCAGGTAGCTGGACGTCACGAGCCGCTGTTTCACCGCAGCGCCATCAAGACGCTCCACCAATACAGTGGCGGTATTCCCCGCCTGATTAATCTCTTGTGTGAACGTGCCCTAATGGCAGGTTATGCCCAGTCTAAGGTGCCTATCGACGCCAACATGGTGAGAACCGCCGCCAGCGAAGTCTTGGGCGAGGAGATCAAGCAGCGCAAACTGCTGTGGCCGGCGACGGCCGCGACCCTGATCCTGGCGACCTTTGCCGGCGCCTTCTACTTCTTTAATCTGCAGGGGCATGGCGGCATAGCTCAGGCAAACACAGATCAGGCAAACACAGCTCAGGCAAATATGGCCCAGACTGGCGCAGTGCAGGCCAATGAGCCGAGTGCCACCGGTGCGCAGCAGGCTAATCAGAACCATTCACAAGCCGTCCAGACACAAACGCAGCCACAAACTCAAACCAATCTGGCAAGCCGCCAAGTTGAAGAGAGCAATGCCAGCCTGAGCGCCGATCAGCGCATATTGCGTCAGGCAATCAATCAGAGTCGCAGCATAGACACCGCCTACGCCGCCATACTCGGCCTGTGGGATAAGGCACCTTATGTTGGCCTGACCGCCTGTCAGTCGGCCAAGCAGCAGGGGCTGGATTGCTTCCAGCAGCAAGGCAACTGGCATTCCTTGGTACGCCTCAACTATCCCGCCGTGGTCTATTTGCAGGATGAGCGCGGCGAGCCCTTCTACGGAACCGTCGTGTCCCGCCAGGGCGAGCAGCTGTTGCTGCAGCTGGCGGAGCAGCAGCTGTGGGTCGACAGAGACTGGTTTACCCGCCACTTTGCCGGTACCTTCGAGCTATTGTGGCAGGCACCAAGCTATCAGCCTAAGGAGATAGGCCGAGGCTCGGCGCCGGCGCAGATCCAGTGGCTGGAGAATGCCCTGGCGCAGATCCAGAACAAGCCCGCCCGTTTGGTCGACTATTTCGATGCCGAGCTGGAGCAATCTCTGATGGATTTCCAGCGTCAGCATGGCCTGCGCGCCGATGCCATCGCCGGTAGCCAGACCTTAGTGCAGCTCAATCTCTACCTCAGCGATAAGGGCCCGAGATTGCAGGAGCAGCAAGTAGGATTGCAGGGAAGAGTGCAAGGCGAGGGACGCTACTGA
- a CDS encoding Lpp/OprI family alanine-zipper lipoprotein: MNKKVLMIAGVAMTALLGGCANTTALEESVANLGNKVDQLSAEVSSLKSEQGALAADVKDAKAAAMDAQAEAKRANDRIDNIASSYKK; encoded by the coding sequence ATGAACAAAAAAGTACTGATGATTGCTGGCGTAGCAATGACTGCCCTTCTTGGTGGTTGCGCAAACACTACTGCTCTAGAAGAAAGCGTTGCTAACCTAGGCAACAAAGTTGATCAATTATCAGCTGAAGTTAGCTCTCTGAAGTCTGAGCAAGGTGCTCTTGCTGCTGACGTTAAAGATGCAAAAGCTGCTGCGATGGACGCACAAGCTGAAGCTAAGCGTGCTAACGACCGCATCGACAACATCGCTTCTTCTTACAAGAAGTAA
- the nhaD gene encoding sodium:proton antiporter NhaD — MLNIFLITLAVLALLSIIFEEVTHINKAKTTLFFGCVAWITLFVAARDPSHQHLVAEELDHNLLEIATLWLFLMSTMTFVAYLNAKGMIQILVQKLFPQKVSVRMLMIQVALFSLVLSAICDNVTATLVSLGLLTTFQLESQMKRRMSVLIIFAVNSGGVALITGDVTTLMIFLGGHVHISQLLMLFIPAAASVMLLAVLFSLKAEGYVSTTPIKRQYSKLDVFIALIFLITIIMTMVLNIFFGIPPVLTFLSGLSVMFLMGTLQRSNKEELQILEYIRQVEFETLLFFLGILLLVGMLKEIGTLHLLTEVYAKFDPNISNFVTGIGSAILDNVPLTAALLKAEPVLNTPEWLGLTYSVGVGGSLLVIGSAAGIIAMSKVKELTFVTYLKYVPALALCYTCGYGLTLLLAYEFFG; from the coding sequence ATGCTCAACATTTTCCTGATCACACTTGCTGTGCTAGCGCTATTAAGCATTATTTTTGAAGAAGTTACCCACATTAATAAGGCTAAAACCACCCTCTTCTTCGGCTGTGTTGCCTGGATCACCCTGTTTGTTGCGGCGCGAGATCCCAGCCACCAGCACCTAGTGGCAGAGGAACTGGACCACAACCTGTTGGAAATCGCCACCCTCTGGCTCTTCCTGATGTCCACCATGACCTTCGTGGCCTATCTGAACGCCAAGGGCATGATTCAGATCCTGGTGCAGAAGCTGTTCCCCCAGAAGGTCTCTGTGCGCATGCTGATGATACAGGTGGCACTCTTCTCCCTAGTGCTGTCGGCCATCTGTGATAACGTCACCGCGACCCTGGTTTCCTTGGGCTTGTTGACCACCTTTCAACTCGAGAGCCAGATGAAGCGCCGCATGTCGGTACTCATCATCTTCGCGGTGAACTCGGGCGGTGTGGCGCTGATCACCGGTGACGTGACAACCCTAATGATCTTCCTCGGCGGCCATGTCCATATCTCGCAGCTGCTTATGCTATTTATCCCGGCGGCGGCCAGTGTGATGCTGCTGGCGGTGCTGTTCTCGCTGAAGGCGGAAGGCTATGTGAGCACCACCCCCATCAAGCGCCAATACAGCAAGCTGGATGTGTTTATCGCCCTCATCTTCCTGATCACCATCATAATGACCATGGTGCTCAACATCTTCTTCGGTATTCCGCCTGTGCTGACCTTCCTGTCGGGTCTGTCGGTGATGTTCCTGATGGGCACGTTGCAGCGCAGCAACAAAGAAGAGCTACAGATCCTCGAATATATCCGTCAGGTAGAGTTCGAAACCCTACTCTTCTTCCTGGGGATCTTGCTGCTCGTGGGCATGCTAAAAGAGATTGGCACCCTGCATCTACTGACCGAGGTCTATGCCAAGTTTGACCCGAACATCTCTAACTTCGTGACGGGTATCGGCTCGGCGATTCTGGATAACGTACCGCTCACTGCGGCGCTATTGAAGGCCGAACCTGTGCTTAACACCCCTGAGTGGCTGGGCCTCACCTACTCTGTAGGCGTGGGCGGCTCTCTGCTGGTGATTGGTAGTGCGGCGGGTATCATCGCCATGAGTAAGGTGAAAGAGCTCACCTTCGTCACCTACCTCAAGTATGTGCCTGCACTGGCTCTGTGTTACACCTGTGGTTATGGTCTGACGTTGCTACTGGCCTACGAGTTCTTTGGCTAG
- the hemL gene encoding glutamate-1-semialdehyde 2,1-aminomutase, translated as MTRSETLFEQAKKTIPGGVNSPVRAFNGVGGSPRFIEKADGAYIYDADGKAYIDYVGSWGPMILGHNHPKIRQAVLDAVENGLSFGAPTELEVRMAEKVIEMVPSMEQVRMVSSGTEATMSAIRLARGFTNRDKILKFEGCYHGHADCLLVKAGSGALTLGQPSSPGIPEDFAKHTLTAVYNELESVKTLFEQYPEEIACIILEPVAGNMNCIPPIPGFLEGLRALCDQYGALLIIDEVMTGFRVSKSGAQGHYGITPDLTTLGKVIGGGMPVGAFGGRKEVMQFIAPTGPVYQAGTLSGNPIAMSAGLAQMEELCAEGLYEELAAKTKRIAEGFKAAANKHGIPLSINYVGGMFGFFFTELEQVTRFDQVTQCDAEAFRTFYHGMLDEGVYLAPSAYEAGFLSMAHGEKELEETLAAADRVFARMAK; from the coding sequence ATGACCCGTTCTGAAACCCTATTTGAGCAGGCTAAGAAAACTATCCCTGGTGGCGTTAACTCACCCGTGCGTGCCTTCAACGGCGTGGGTGGTTCACCACGTTTCATCGAAAAAGCCGACGGCGCTTACATCTATGATGCCGACGGCAAGGCCTATATCGACTATGTTGGCTCTTGGGGCCCGATGATCTTGGGTCATAATCATCCAAAGATCCGTCAAGCCGTACTGGACGCAGTAGAGAATGGTCTCTCTTTCGGTGCGCCAACCGAGCTTGAAGTGCGCATGGCCGAGAAGGTGATCGAGATGGTGCCTTCGATGGAACAGGTTCGTATGGTGAGCTCAGGCACAGAAGCCACCATGAGCGCCATCCGTCTGGCACGCGGCTTTACCAATCGCGACAAGATCCTCAAGTTTGAAGGCTGCTACCACGGCCATGCCGACTGTCTGCTGGTAAAAGCGGGCTCTGGTGCCCTGACCCTAGGTCAGCCAAGCTCTCCGGGTATCCCGGAAGATTTTGCTAAGCACACGCTGACCGCGGTTTACAACGAGCTGGAATCTGTGAAGACACTGTTTGAACAGTACCCAGAAGAGATCGCCTGTATCATCCTTGAGCCAGTTGCCGGCAACATGAACTGCATCCCGCCAATTCCAGGCTTCCTGGAAGGTCTGCGCGCCCTGTGTGACCAGTATGGCGCCCTGCTGATCATCGACGAGGTGATGACAGGTTTCCGCGTCTCTAAGAGTGGTGCACAAGGCCACTACGGCATTACGCCTGACCTGACCACACTGGGTAAGGTTATCGGCGGCGGTATGCCAGTGGGCGCCTTTGGTGGCCGTAAAGAGGTGATGCAGTTCATCGCCCCTACAGGTCCTGTGTATCAGGCAGGTACCCTGTCGGGTAACCCTATTGCCATGTCGGCAGGTCTAGCGCAGATGGAAGAGCTTTGCGCCGAAGGCCTGTATGAAGAGCTGGCCGCCAAGACCAAGCGTATCGCCGAAGGCTTCAAGGCCGCAGCCAACAAGCATGGTATTCCGCTGAGCATCAACTATGTGGGCGGCATGTTCGGTTTCTTCTTTACCGAGCTGGAGCAGGTAACCCGCTTCGATCAGGTCACCCAGTGTGATGCAGAAGCCTTCCGCACCTTCTACCACGGCATGCTGGACGAAGGCGTTTACCTGGCGCCTAGCGCTTATGAAGCTGGCTTCCTCTCTATGGCACATGGCGAGAAGGAACTGGAAGAAACGCTGGCCGCAGCGGATCGCGTCTTCGCCCGCATGGCTAAGTAA
- a CDS encoding general secretion pathway protein GspB, whose protein sequence is MSILLDAVTRAKQQDQQLDPVITPRAQYEAMQPKWPLVVKLGLLGTGLGGAIALAWVLSGQGELGAQKQAASVSNVSSISSQQTSAMQTQALPQQQPQQQRVAEQPTAQPSLEQNPLTGIKLAGKVALPLPVERPSAQARTSEPMMASTTQPRRQQAAQSRVNQSRANQSSVNTSATSNQGYVNDLGADEPIILGANANERGRELLSSLKAQVDEAAADVGLDAAYVEEQRANQGLEQAFDQASEQQAEPVAEQRPVVKDTSKLVAAFEAALKEVEKENAVATPVTQPKLDPIPAAQPDELPKYGQLPAGIQLQVPEFNILAHVYANDPKNRWLNVDGAELQQGDMIGGKLKIVEIRPRDVVLEVAGTEFKVPAI, encoded by the coding sequence ATGTCTATCCTTCTCGATGCGGTGACCCGCGCGAAACAGCAAGATCAACAGCTAGACCCTGTGATCACCCCAAGGGCCCAGTATGAGGCGATGCAGCCCAAGTGGCCTCTGGTCGTCAAATTAGGCTTGTTAGGTACTGGCCTTGGCGGAGCCATCGCCCTTGCCTGGGTGCTCAGTGGGCAGGGAGAGCTAGGCGCGCAAAAGCAGGCCGCATCAGTATCTAACGTATCTAGCATATCTAGCCAACAAACCTCAGCGATGCAGACACAAGCCCTGCCCCAGCAACAGCCCCAGCAACAGCGAGTGGCTGAACAGCCGACTGCCCAGCCTTCTCTTGAGCAGAATCCTCTGACAGGCATCAAGCTTGCGGGGAAGGTTGCCCTGCCATTGCCGGTGGAGCGCCCCAGTGCTCAAGCCCGGACGAGTGAACCCATGATGGCATCTACCACTCAGCCAAGGCGTCAGCAGGCCGCGCAAAGCCGTGTAAACCAAAGCCGTGCAAATCAAAGCAGCGTAAACACCAGCGCCACAAGTAATCAGGGCTATGTAAACGACCTGGGCGCAGATGAGCCGATCATCTTAGGCGCCAACGCCAACGAGCGTGGGCGAGAGCTGCTCAGCTCTCTCAAGGCGCAGGTGGACGAGGCGGCGGCCGATGTCGGCCTGGACGCTGCTTACGTTGAGGAGCAGCGCGCAAATCAGGGATTGGAGCAGGCTTTCGACCAAGCAAGCGAGCAACAAGCAGAGCCAGTAGCTGAGCAGCGCCCGGTAGTTAAGGATACCAGCAAGCTGGTAGCAGCCTTCGAGGCGGCGCTCAAGGAGGTGGAGAAGGAGAACGCCGTCGCCACACCCGTGACTCAGCCTAAGCTTGATCCTATTCCGGCGGCCCAGCCCGACGAGCTGCCCAAGTATGGCCAGCTACCTGCTGGCATTCAGTTGCAGGTACCCGAGTTTAATATTCTGGCCCATGTCTATGCCAACGATCCAAAGAACCGCTGGCTGAATGTGGATGGCGCGGAGCTGCAACAGGGCGACATGATTGGTGGCAAGCTGAAGATTGTCGAGATACGCCCGAGGGATGTGGTGTTAGAGGTGGCCGGTACCGAGTTTAAGGTGCCCGCTATCTAG